A window of Mercenaria mercenaria strain notata chromosome 16, MADL_Memer_1, whole genome shotgun sequence contains these coding sequences:
- the LOC128549558 gene encoding C-type lectin domain family 4 member F-like isoform X2, protein MVRWFYEHIQTVYIHALGTRRTRCRRRRARGRLYDDGRGKGVHLGRLLLQREQYYVCEQSALPLINVQTQQTQSPPQQTQSPPQQTQSPPQQTQSPPQQTQSPPKQTSAASCPSGWIMNHGSCYFFHTDDRYKWRNANSFCSAHQAHLAIIETAEEDHFLKQQSSQRIHEHGDSDSGVWVGGSDDDNEGHWEWIDGFSHTSKPMQGYTNWYPGEPDSGDGEHGEDCMCMIGEKGFQWQDYHCGKHMFFICEKSTTFAAPLVG, encoded by the exons ATGGTACGATGGTTTTACGAACACATACAAACCGTTTACATACACGCACTGGGGACAAGACGAACCCGATGCAG GAGAAGGCGAGCACGAGGAAGACTGTATGACGATGGTCGGGGAAAAGGGGTTCATTTGGGCAGATTACTCTTGCAACGAGAACAGTATTATGTTTGTGAGCAGTCGGCTTT ACCACTTATAAACGTACAAACACAACAAACACAGAGTCCTCCACAACAAACACAGAGCCCTCCACAACAAACACAGAGTCCTCCACAACAAACACAGAGTCCTCCACAACAAACACAGAGCCCTCCAAAGCAAACAAGTGCAGCAA GTTGTCCTTCTGGTTGGATAATGAACCACGGCTCCTGCTACTTCTTCCACACGGACGATCGATACAAATGGCGTAATGCAAAT TCATTCTGTTCAGCACACCAAGCACATCTGGCCATTATCGAAACCGCTGAGGAAGACCATTTCCTTAAACAACAATCTTCACAAAGGATTC ACGAACATGGAGATTCAGACTCTGGGGTCTGGGTAGGCGGAAGTGACGATGACAATGAAGGACACTGGGAATGGATTGATGGTTTCAGTCATACAAGCAAACCCATGCAAGGATATACCAACTGGTATCCTGGTGAACCGGATTCAG GTGATGGAGAACATGGGGAGGATTGCATGTGTATGATTGGAGAAAAAGGATTTCAATGGCAAGATTATCACTGTGGCAAACATATGTTCTTTATATGTGAAAAATCTAC CACGTTTGCAGCTCCTTTAGTAGGATAA
- the LOC128549558 gene encoding mucin-5AC-like isoform X1, translating to MSVIVIYAIVACIFHVAFVHADYECLCNYNVEIPVFSKASSTGQVIGYLYEFDCKAIYAKTAKDSKFKPVQFENQVGYIENGNGLQVQICQGNVPTDDLVKTTTVSVESTTSTTTEATTIANQQTNKTTPKPMVTDNLTSTVKGTTIQVPTISIQNTTVRASSQPTGAVVVVANGNITVLTHQSSDNTTHDNNSTTHSTFSSNVTSSSTTILPTVPVSSTSNISITTSQAARTSSTTIPMQPFIANSTSTPISATSTTTTPLPSTTRVTTMTPTTPTTTPTTTTPSTTPTTTTPTTTFTTTTKRATTTAPKPSCPNGWIMYQTSCYLLHTNNRVHWGDANRDCVSKSSHLAIIETADEFNFLKQQLTNHINIHNGDDSETSAWVAGRDDRNEGHWEWYDGFTNTYKPFTYTHWGQDEPDAGEGEHEEDCMTMVGEKGFIWADYSCNENSIMFVSSRLYHL from the exons GCATGCATTTTTCATGTTGCATTTGTACACGCGGATTATGAGTGCTTATGCAACTACAACGTAGAAATTCCCGTATTTTCAAAGGCTAGCTCTACTGGTCAAGTGATAGGATATTTGTACGAATTTGACTGCAAAGCAATTTACGCGAAAACCGCTAAAGACTCAAAGTTCAAACCAGTACAGTTTGAAAACCAA GTTGGGTACATTGAAAATGGGAATGGTCTTCAAGTTCAAATTTGCCAGGGCAATGTTCCAACTGATGATCTAG TGAAAACTACAACAGTCTCTGTAGAGTCAACAACATCAACAACCACAGAAGCGACTACAATAGCGAATCAACAAACAAATAAGACGACTCCTAAGCCTATGGTAACTGATAACTTAACTTCCACAGTCAAAGGCACAACAATACAAGTTCCCACCATATCTATCCAAAACACAACTGTTAGAGCTTCATCCCAACCAACAGGAGCAGTGGTTGTAGTTGCTAATGGAAATATTACAGTCTTAACCCACCAGTCAAGTGACAATACAACACATGATAACAACTCTACCACACACTcgacattttcttcaaatgttactTCCTCATCAACAACTATACTCCCTACAGTACCTGTTTCATCTACATCAAATATATCTATTACAACGTCTCAAGCAGCACGTACGTCTTCTACAACCATTCCGATGCAGCCATTCATTGCAAATTCTACAAGTACTCCGATTTCCGCAACAAGTACTACTACAACTCCCTTGCCTTCTACTACACGTGTTACTACGATGACACCTACAACGCCTACAACAACGCCTACAACAACAACGCCTTCAACAACGCCTACAACAACAACGCCTACAACAACATTTACCACAACAACAAAAAGGGCGACGACAACAGCGCCGAAGCCAT CCTGTCCGAATGGTTGGATTATGTACCAGACGTCATGTTACCTGCTTCATACAAACAACAGAGTACACTGGGGTGACGCGAAT AGGGATTGTGTGAGCAAGTCATCACATCTAGCAATAATTGAAACAGCGGATGAATTCAACTTCCTAAAACAGCAACTAACCAATCACATTAACATTC ACAATGGCGATGACTCCGAAACATCTGCATGGGTAGCAGGAAGGGATGACAGAAACGAAGGTCATTGGGAATGGTACGATGGTTTTACGAACACATACAAACCGTTTACATACACGCACTGGGGACAAGACGAACCCGATGCAG GAGAAGGCGAGCACGAGGAAGACTGTATGACGATGGTCGGGGAAAAGGGGTTCATTTGGGCAGATTACTCTTGCAACGAGAACAGTATTATGTTTGTGAGCAGTCGGCTTT ACCACTTATAA